In Verrucomicrobiia bacterium, a genomic segment contains:
- a CDS encoding ferritin family protein, producing MRSFDSLDEREILALAISQEEEDARIYDDFAHGLETNYPEQAKKFADMRKDEDGHRHRLLDLYRTRFGEHVPLIRRQDVRGFVRRRPVWLVRPLGLKAVQKEAELMEMETKRFYEAAARRSPDAAIRQLLGDLAEEERHHAETAESIAQTKLSEEESARRKRLFLLQVVQPGLAGLMDGSVSTLAPLFAAAFATHQSLDALRVGLAASLGAGISMGFAEALSDDGNLTGRGHPWARGTVCGLMTTLGGIGHSLPFLIHNLRTATSVAVTVVIIELIVIAWVRRRYMDTALSSAVIQVVIGGVLVFLVGVLIGST from the coding sequence ATGCGCTCCTTTGACAGCCTCGATGAACGGGAGATACTGGCTCTGGCCATCTCGCAGGAGGAGGAGGACGCGCGTATTTACGACGATTTCGCCCATGGCTTGGAGACCAATTATCCGGAGCAAGCGAAGAAATTCGCCGACATGCGCAAGGATGAAGACGGCCATCGCCATCGGTTGCTGGATCTCTATCGGACCCGCTTTGGCGAACACGTGCCGCTGATACGCCGTCAGGATGTCCGCGGCTTCGTGCGCCGGCGCCCCGTCTGGCTGGTGCGCCCTTTGGGGCTGAAAGCGGTGCAGAAAGAGGCCGAGTTGATGGAGATGGAAACCAAGCGCTTTTATGAGGCGGCGGCGCGGCGTTCGCCCGACGCGGCCATTCGCCAATTGCTGGGGGACCTCGCCGAGGAAGAGCGGCATCATGCTGAAACGGCGGAGAGCATCGCGCAGACCAAACTGAGCGAGGAAGAATCAGCCCGGCGGAAGCGGCTGTTTCTGCTGCAGGTCGTCCAACCCGGTCTCGCCGGATTAATGGATGGCTCGGTATCTACTCTGGCGCCCCTGTTCGCTGCCGCCTTCGCCACACACCAAAGCCTGGATGCCCTGCGCGTTGGCTTGGCCGCCAGCCTCGGCGCGGGCATCAGCATGGGCTTTGCCGAAGCGCTGTCCGATGACGGCAACCTCACCGGACGTGGCCATCCCTGGGCGCGAGGAACGGTTTGCGGGCTGATGACGACCCTCGGCGGCATCGGACATAGCCTGCCTTTTTTAATACATAATCTTCGGACTGCCACCTCCGTGGCGGTGACAGTGGTCATAATAGAATTGATCGTCATTGCCTGGGTCCGCCGGCGCTACATGGACACGGCGTTGTCCTCGGCGGTGATCCAGGTCGTTATCGGTGGAGTATTGGTGTTTTTGGTGGGAGTTTTAATCGGGAGCACATAG
- the cysW gene encoding sulfate ABC transporter permease subunit CysW — MPGTVTTKLTPPPRASQRGADEPPFIKWLLIAIALAFSVVFLLLPLVNVFAQALAKGWSYYCQSLTSPDSWSAIRLTLTVAAICVPLNVLFGLAAAWAIAKFQFRGKSLLITLIDLPFSVSPVVAGLMFVVLFGLQGFFGPWLASHDIKIIFAVPGMVLATVFVTFPFVARELIPVMQATGAEQEQAALTLGANGWQTFWHVTLPSVKWGLIYGIILCNARAMGEFGAVSVVSGHITGLTDTMPLRVEKLYNEYDAPAAFAVASLLALLALLTLAIKTFLEWKQAREHARGLVDARVFNPYKTVDEGR; from the coding sequence ATGCCGGGAACAGTTACAACCAAGCTGACACCGCCACCGCGCGCCTCGCAGCGGGGCGCCGATGAACCGCCCTTCATCAAATGGCTTCTGATCGCCATCGCGCTGGCGTTTTCAGTTGTATTCCTGCTCCTGCCGCTCGTGAATGTATTCGCCCAGGCCCTGGCCAAAGGCTGGAGCTATTATTGCCAGTCCCTTACATCGCCCGATTCGTGGTCAGCCATCCGGCTGACCCTGACAGTAGCAGCCATCTGCGTGCCCTTAAACGTCTTGTTCGGGCTGGCAGCGGCATGGGCAATCGCCAAATTTCAATTCCGTGGCAAATCGCTCCTCATCACCCTTATCGACCTGCCCTTCTCTGTCTCACCGGTAGTGGCGGGGTTGATGTTTGTGGTTCTCTTCGGGTTGCAAGGCTTTTTCGGTCCGTGGCTCGCTTCCCACGATATAAAGATCATCTTTGCGGTCCCCGGCATGGTGCTGGCCACCGTTTTCGTTACGTTCCCCTTTGTGGCGCGCGAGTTGATTCCCGTGATGCAGGCTACCGGCGCCGAGCAGGAACAGGCGGCCCTCACCTTGGGCGCCAACGGATGGCAAACCTTCTGGCATGTCACGCTGCCCTCGGTTAAATGGGGGCTCATCTATGGGATTATCCTTTGCAATGCGCGCGCCATGGGCGAGTTCGGCGCCGTCTCGGTTGTTTCAGGCCATATCACCGGCCTTACCGACACCATGCCCCTGCGCGTCGAGAAGCTCTACAACGAGTACGACGCCCCGGCCGCCTTTGCGGTGGCCAGCTTGCTTGCCTTGCTTGCCTTGCTCACATTGGCGATCAAGACCTTTCTCGAATGGAAACAGGCCCGCGAGCATGCCCGGGGCCTGGTGGATGCCCGGGTTTTTAACCCTTACAAAACCGTGGATGAAGGCAGATGA
- a CDS encoding c-type cytochrome domain-containing protein — MIKRYLCTCLATLSALALPICNAADNEASKTPVDVSKLPLPSDRKDVTYAADIRPLFEKSCVRCHGPQKPKGKLRLDSLEGVLKGGEDGKVVLPGNSAGSVLIHNVAHIGDPDDYMPPPKNKAGIPPLTREQISLLRAWIDQGAK; from the coding sequence ATGATTAAGAGATACCTATGCACGTGCCTGGCCACCCTGAGCGCCTTGGCTCTGCCGATTTGCAACGCTGCAGATAATGAGGCGTCTAAAACCCCGGTAGATGTCAGCAAGCTGCCGCTCCCTTCCGACCGGAAAGATGTGACCTACGCGGCTGATATCCGTCCGCTGTTCGAGAAGTCCTGCGTCCGTTGCCACGGCCCACAAAAGCCCAAAGGAAAATTGCGCCTGGACAGTCTCGAGGGTGTCCTCAAGGGCGGCGAGGATGGCAAAGTGGTCCTGCCGGGGAACAGCGCCGGAAGCGTGCTGATCCATAATGTCGCTCATATCGGCGACCCAGATGATTATATGCCGCCGCCGAAAAACAAGGCCGGCATCCCGCCCCTGACGCGTGAGCAGATAAGCCTCCTGCGCGCCTGGATCGATCAAGGCGCCAAGTGA
- a CDS encoding 4a-hydroxytetrahydrobiopterin dehydratase: MTTLAEKECVPCKGGVAPLKGKALAGFAGQLQGWRVVEEHHLEKEYKFKNFREALDFTNRVGELAEAQGHHPDIYLAWGKVKLTIWTHKIDALTESDFVMAAKVDKLLEE, encoded by the coding sequence ATGACAACATTAGCCGAAAAAGAGTGCGTGCCTTGCAAGGGTGGAGTCGCCCCGCTCAAAGGGAAGGCCCTGGCGGGATTCGCGGGCCAGTTGCAGGGTTGGCGAGTAGTCGAGGAGCACCATCTCGAAAAGGAGTATAAGTTCAAGAACTTCCGCGAAGCACTTGATTTTACTAATCGGGTGGGTGAGCTGGCCGAAGCACAGGGGCATCATCCGGACATTTACCTTGCTTGGGGCAAAGTCAAGCTGACCATTTGGACCCACAAAATCGATGCGCTGACCGAAAGCGATTTCGTTATGGCCGCAAAAGTGGACAAGCTGTTGGAGGAGTGA
- a CDS encoding (2Fe-2S) ferredoxin domain-containing protein, with protein MTGPLQVVTTALGLEKYQRHIFLCADQTEPKCAPREQGLASWEFLKKRLKELQLSEPRGLVYRTKVNCLRVCAHGPIAVVYPEAVWYHSCIPVVLERIIQEHLIQGKIVHEFAFAKNPHFGQGAASC; from the coding sequence GTGACCGGGCCTTTACAAGTCGTTACGACTGCTCTTGGTCTTGAAAAATATCAGCGCCATATCTTTTTGTGCGCGGACCAGACGGAGCCCAAATGTGCCCCGCGCGAGCAGGGTTTGGCTTCGTGGGAGTTCCTGAAAAAGCGATTGAAAGAGCTGCAACTGAGCGAGCCCAGGGGGCTGGTGTACCGCACGAAGGTCAATTGCCTGCGGGTTTGTGCGCACGGTCCAATTGCTGTGGTGTACCCGGAAGCCGTCTGGTATCATTCGTGCATCCCGGTAGTCCTCGAACGCATCATCCAGGAACATTTAATCCAGGGAAAAATCGTCCACGAGTTCGCATTCGCAAAAAACCCGCACTTTGGCCAGGGAGCAGCAAGCTGCTAA
- a CDS encoding ABC transporter ATP-binding protein — protein sequence MSIELRHVSKRFGNVDAVHNVSFSVKDGELMALLGPSGGGKTTVLRMIAGLEIPTQGDVFIRGRRVNDLSVQQRNIGFVFQNYALFKNMTVFKNIAFGLKIKKWKRADIKARIAELLALFGLDGLERRYPHQLSGGQRQRVAIARALAPKPTVLLLDEPFGAVDAKIRQELREWLVRLHHDLNVTTIFVTHDQEEAMEVANRIVIFSRGVLEQVGAPREVYDQPANEFVARFIGVMNVLEPEVRDGVARLGELEFPAHGQAEGQKLRIGFRPYAVEISSDLAEHRYRAVLRRTFFLGVMLRVELELSSGLVVRARMSKEDYARQGLEDGKEVSFQIRQYRVLARETAPLTPERDLPYHPPPVLGEHI from the coding sequence ATGAGCATTGAACTTCGACACGTCAGCAAGCGATTCGGCAACGTCGATGCCGTTCATAATGTTTCCTTTTCAGTCAAAGATGGCGAGTTGATGGCCTTGCTGGGACCCAGCGGCGGCGGAAAAACCACCGTCCTGCGGATGATTGCCGGGTTGGAAATCCCCACTCAGGGGGACGTGTTCATCCGCGGCAGGCGGGTCAACGACCTCTCGGTGCAACAGCGCAACATCGGCTTTGTCTTTCAGAATTATGCCTTGTTCAAAAACATGACCGTCTTCAAGAACATCGCCTTCGGCTTGAAGATCAAAAAATGGAAACGGGCCGACATCAAAGCGCGGATTGCCGAACTGCTGGCGCTCTTCGGCCTCGACGGTCTCGAGAGGCGTTATCCGCACCAGCTTTCCGGCGGACAGCGGCAGCGGGTTGCCATCGCCCGCGCCTTGGCCCCTAAACCAACTGTCCTCCTGCTGGATGAGCCCTTCGGCGCTGTCGATGCCAAAATCCGCCAGGAACTCAGGGAATGGCTCGTCAGACTGCACCATGACCTGAATGTGACGACGATCTTCGTCACCCACGACCAGGAAGAGGCGATGGAAGTGGCCAACCGAATCGTGATCTTTTCGCGCGGTGTTCTCGAACAGGTCGGCGCGCCGCGCGAGGTTTATGATCAACCCGCCAACGAATTTGTCGCCCGGTTCATTGGGGTCATGAATGTGCTCGAACCCGAGGTTCGCGATGGCGTGGCGCGCCTTGGCGAGCTGGAATTCCCCGCGCATGGTCAGGCCGAGGGCCAGAAGCTCCGCATCGGGTTTCGTCCCTATGCCGTCGAGATTTCCTCCGATCTGGCCGAGCACCGCTACCGCGCGGTGCTGCGGCGCACCTTCTTCCTGGGTGTCATGCTGCGAGTTGAGCTGGAGCTTTCCAGCGGCCTGGTGGTTCGCGCGCGGATGAGCAAAGAAGACTACGCCCGCCAAGGCCTCGAGGATGGCAAGGAAGTATCATTCCAAATCCGCCAATATCGTGTGCTGGCCCGGGAGACCGCCCCCCTGACCCCCGAACGCGACCTGCCTTACCACCCGCCTCCGGTGCTAGGGGAGCATATTTAG